The following proteins come from a genomic window of Pyxidicoccus sp. MSG2:
- a CDS encoding LysR family transcriptional regulator, producing the protein MARLDVNRSGEMEVFVKVVDLGGFSAAARAFRMTPSAVSKLVARLEGRLGARLVNRSTRKLQLTPEGVTFYERSVRVLADLEEAERGAATSTTPRGLLRVNASVPFGRHFLLPLVPEFLARHPAVCLDLVLTDAVVDLLEERTDVAIRSGPLKSSDLVARKLGETRMVIVGAPAYLKRAGTPATPRELARHNLLRFGYARAVEGWPLVERGAPITVMPRGNAHASDGEALRQLALGGLGLARLAAFQVKEDMAAGRLVAVLEDFNPGDTEPIHAVFLGAGGQLPARVRAFLDHLAAKVRLD; encoded by the coding sequence ATGGCGCGTCTGGACGTCAACCGCTCGGGAGAGATGGAGGTGTTCGTGAAGGTCGTCGACCTGGGCGGCTTCTCCGCCGCGGCGCGCGCGTTCCGGATGACGCCTTCCGCGGTGAGCAAGCTCGTGGCCCGCCTCGAAGGACGGCTGGGCGCCCGGCTGGTGAATCGCTCCACGCGGAAGCTCCAGCTCACCCCGGAGGGCGTCACCTTCTACGAGCGGAGCGTCCGCGTCCTCGCCGACCTGGAGGAGGCCGAGCGCGGGGCCGCCACGAGCACCACGCCGAGGGGCCTGCTGCGCGTCAACGCGAGCGTGCCCTTCGGGAGGCACTTCCTGCTGCCCCTCGTCCCCGAGTTTCTCGCCCGCCACCCGGCCGTCTGCCTGGACCTCGTCCTCACCGACGCGGTGGTCGACCTCCTGGAAGAGCGCACGGACGTGGCGATTCGCAGCGGGCCGCTCAAGAGCTCCGACCTCGTCGCACGCAAGCTGGGCGAGACGCGCATGGTCATCGTCGGGGCGCCGGCCTACCTGAAGCGCGCCGGCACTCCGGCGACGCCGAGGGAGCTGGCGCGGCACAACCTGCTCCGCTTCGGCTACGCGCGCGCGGTGGAGGGTTGGCCGCTCGTGGAGCGGGGAGCGCCCATCACGGTGATGCCACGCGGCAATGCCCACGCGAGTGACGGCGAGGCCCTGCGCCAGCTCGCGCTCGGAGGGCTGGGACTTGCCCGGCTCGCCGCGTTCCAGGTGAAGGAGGACATGGCTGCGGGCCGGCTCGTGGCCGTGCTGGAGGACTTCAACCCCGGAGACACCGAGCCCATCCACGCCGTGTTCCTTGGCGCGGGCGGCCAGCTCCCCGCCCGTGTGCGGGCCTTCCTGGACCACCTGGCCGCGAAGGTGCGGCTGGACTGA
- a CDS encoding right-handed parallel beta-helix repeat-containing protein, translated as MWARLLLVGLVLVSTSTWAAEFWVDPVRGSPDGDGSAARPWRTLREVINDGLVESQNWESLPYVEGKVLEPRNVGAPVKAGDTLWLRTGYHGEVEVTSHYNTGYVTVAAAPGEEPRLGSLLVRSSAYWVFRGLHISSEFMPVPEKTTLVDIEWHNYRGPVHHITLEGNVIQAVSDISGFTEADWVGKVGHGIVGDGWSLVLRGNHLKNVNYGIQVGAYDSVVECNTVENFSGDGLRGLGDDSVFQYNTVKNCYEVYNDHRDGFQSWTYGPGGVGTGEVRNVVLRGNYILNYEDPNQPFRCALQGIGNFDGTFVDWVVENNVIVTDHYHGITFMGARGVRVTNNTVLEPNGAAGQPGPPWIRVSEHKNGTPPQACVVRNNLAAQYANADVGVSEDHNLVVTDPAAFFVSPATYDLRLKPGSPAIDVGSATLAPLIDMEGVARPQGAGVDLGAYEWRPSSPPGVTAGSGVPQCAAFQAGASR; from the coding sequence GTGTGGGCACGGCTGCTCCTCGTAGGGCTGGTGCTTGTCTCCACGAGTACGTGGGCCGCGGAGTTCTGGGTGGACCCGGTGCGGGGCAGTCCCGACGGTGACGGCAGCGCGGCGAGGCCCTGGCGGACGCTGAGAGAGGTCATCAACGACGGACTGGTGGAGAGCCAGAACTGGGAGTCGCTGCCCTATGTCGAGGGCAAGGTGCTGGAGCCCCGGAACGTGGGCGCCCCCGTCAAGGCGGGCGACACGCTGTGGCTGCGCACCGGGTATCACGGCGAGGTGGAGGTCACGAGTCACTACAACACGGGCTACGTGACGGTGGCGGCCGCGCCAGGTGAGGAGCCCCGCCTGGGCAGCCTGCTGGTGCGCTCCAGCGCGTACTGGGTCTTCCGGGGGCTGCACATCAGCTCGGAGTTCATGCCCGTCCCGGAGAAGACCACCCTCGTCGACATCGAGTGGCACAACTACCGGGGGCCGGTGCACCACATCACCCTGGAGGGGAATGTCATCCAGGCGGTGTCCGACATCAGCGGCTTCACCGAGGCCGACTGGGTGGGCAAGGTGGGCCACGGAATCGTCGGCGATGGGTGGAGCCTGGTCCTCCGCGGCAACCACCTGAAGAACGTCAACTACGGCATCCAGGTGGGGGCGTACGACTCCGTGGTGGAGTGCAACACGGTGGAGAACTTCTCCGGAGACGGGCTGCGCGGGCTCGGTGACGACTCCGTGTTCCAATACAACACCGTCAAGAATTGCTACGAGGTGTACAACGACCACCGCGACGGGTTCCAGTCGTGGACGTACGGCCCGGGCGGCGTGGGGACCGGCGAGGTGCGCAACGTCGTCCTCCGGGGCAACTACATCCTCAACTACGAGGACCCGAATCAGCCGTTCCGCTGCGCGCTGCAAGGCATTGGCAACTTCGACGGCACCTTCGTGGACTGGGTCGTCGAGAACAACGTCATCGTCACCGACCACTACCACGGCATCACCTTCATGGGCGCGCGCGGCGTGCGCGTGACGAACAACACCGTGCTGGAGCCCAACGGTGCGGCGGGGCAGCCCGGTCCGCCGTGGATTCGCGTGTCGGAACACAAGAATGGCACCCCGCCCCAGGCCTGCGTGGTGCGAAACAACCTGGCGGCCCAGTACGCGAATGCCGACGTGGGCGTGAGCGAGGACCACAACCTCGTGGTGACAGACCCGGCGGCGTTCTTCGTGAGTCCGGCCACGTATGACCTGCGCCTCAAGCCGGGCTCGCCCGCCATTGACGTGGGGAGCGCCACCCTGGCACCGCTCATCGACATGGAAGGCGTGGCGCGGCCCCAGGGCGCCGGCGTGGACCTGGGCGCGTACGAGTGGCGGCCCTCCTCGCCCCCGGGCGTGACGGCGGGCTCGGGTGTTCCCCAGTGCGCCGCGTTCCAGGCGGGCGCTTCGCGGTAG